GTGCCCGAGGTGAAGTACAGCAGGGCAGTGTCGGATGCCGGTGTCGGTCCGTCCGGTTCGAACGCCGGGTCGGCGTCGGCGGATGCCGCGAAGTCGTGCCACCCTTCGGCGGCGCCTCCCACCGCGACGCGCAGCATCTCGGCATCCGTCATCCGCACGGCTTCGGTCACCCGGTCGGCGAGGCTGCCGAGCGCGATCGCCGCGCGGGCGCGTCCGTGCGTCATCCGGTAGGAGAGGTCGGATGCCGACAGCAGCGTCGACGTGGGGATCGCGATCGCGCCGATCTTGGTGATCGCCAGCATGATCTCCCACAGCTCGATCGTGTTGTCGAGCATCACGATCAGGTGGTCGCCGCGGCGGATGCCGAGGTCGCGCAGCCAGGACGCGACCTGGTCCGAGCGGGCGGACAGCTCTCCGTACGTCCAGGTGCGTGCCGAGAGGTCTGCCGAGACGATCTGCACGGCGGGCCGGTCGGGGTTCTCGCAGGCCACCACGTCGAACCACTCCAGCGCGAAGTTGAACGTGTCGACCTGCGGCCAGGCGAACCCGGCGCGAGCGCCCTCGTAGTCCTCGCCGTGGGCGAAGAGGAAGTCGCGCATCTCGCGGACGGCGATCGTTGCGGGGGTGGCGGATCGGGTCATCGGTGGCTCCCTTGCTCGGCGGACCCCTCCATCTTCACCCCGCGAGGTTCAGAGCGGTCACGGCGGCGCACGATTCGCAGCTCACTGGCGAGGATGCCGAGCACGACCAGCAGCCCTCCCCGCAGTGCGGCGACGACGGATGTCGGTCGAGATCACGGATGTCGGCCCAGAACGCCCGATCCGGCCGACATCCGTCGTTCGAGCCGACATCTGTCGCGGGCAGGGGCGGAGGAGAAGGCCGAACGGCTCAGTCCGGCCGCTCGCCGTACCCCCACCGCATGGACAGCGCGCCGGGCCCGAAGCCCCGTCGGATCGCGTGCAGCGAGAGCGCGCCGTCGAGTGCGCGCGGCGTGATCACCTCGCCGAGCGGCGTCTCCTCGACCTCCTCGATCCAGTCCGGCACTCCGGCGGGATCGAACCGGGTCCAGAGCAGCAGCTCCCGGGACTGGAACGCGATGCCATGACCCGTGCCGTCGCTGCGCGGGAACTCGGGCGGATACACCACCGCCCACTCGATGAGCGTGGAGGCCGGTGCCGTGACGGGCTGCTCGGGCTCGAACATGAATCCGTGCACCTCGCGGCTCTCATGCGTGTGTCGTGCGGAGATGCGGCCGCCGCCGACGGCCACGAAGTCCGGGGAGGAGTCGGGGTGCCCGGGGTCAGCTCGACGAACGGGATTGCCGAGACGACACCCGAGGTGGCCTGCACCAGCAGCCGCGTGGTGCGTCGCAGCGGGCGCCCGTCCGGCCCGACGTCGGTGACCGCATGGATCGTCAGCTCGCGCGTCGGATCCGGATAGACCGCGCCCATCGCCAGGAACGTCTCACGCACGCGCTCTTCCATCAGCTCTTCGTCGAACGGGAAGGCCGTCGAGCCGAGCGGCCCGGTGCGCATCGACGGCCCGAGTCGTTCGAGCAGCGCACCACGGTCGAGGTCGAGCAGGTCCTCCAGGTCGGCGATCGCGGCCAGGGATTGCGCGCCCTCGGGGTGACGCGCGCCGGAGCGCCAATAGCTGAGCGTCGCCATCGACACCGGATTGCCCCGATCGGCGAGACGCGCGTGCAGACGGGCCAGGGTGACGCCGCGCTCACGGATGGCAGTGCTGAGCATCTCGGCGAACGACGTCGCCGACTGTTCGTCAGAAGTTGTCCCGGTCGTCACAGCTACCCCCTCGGTATGTGAACACCTCACGCATAGATTGGCACACGGTTGGGTGAGTGCCACTGCTGGGGCAGCGGAACGCGCCGAACCGCAGAGGGACGTGCAGACCATCGGTCGGCACGCACACTCCCTACCTGATCGCCCAGCCCCCGTCGGCGCGCAGGCGGGCCGACGGCTTCTGGGGATGCCGTCGGCCCGAATCCCCTCCAGCCCGCGTCGTCGAGTCAGACCCGCCGGGATGCCGTGACCGCGTGCGCGAGGCCGATGGTGAGCCAGAGCCCGCCGAGCCAGATCACCAGTAGGGCGAAGAGCTCGCCCGACACGAGTGCCCACGCCAGCATCACCAGACCGAGCGCGGCGAGCACCCACCCGGCGGCGCGGTAGCCGATGGCGATGAGCACGGCGAGCACGAGGACCGCGGCGAGGAACGGCCACCCCCAGGCGCTGATCTGGAAATCAGAGCCCTCCGCGGGATCCGCGTAACGACCCGGCATCCCCCGGAACACGGGCAGCAGGAATCCCAGCACCGGCAGCGCCGCCAGAACCCCTCCCACGATGCGCCAGGTGACTCCGAAGCCCGACCGCCGCAGCCGCACCCAGGCGATCAGCGCGGCCCAGCCGAGCATCACGGTCGGCAGGAAGAATCCGCCGATGGTGAAGCCGCCGACGACGGCCATCAGAGTGAGCAGGACGGCGGCGGCGGATGCCGTGGCCGTGCGCGCTCGCCGCGGTACGACCATCGGCACCAGGGCGATCAGTGCCGGAACGAGCGCGATGAGTGCGACCCAGAGCCCGTTGACCTCGGTGAGCGTCTGCGTCATGTCGACGTGCGTGCTCGTTCCGTCCGACGACATCGTGTCGACCGAGCCGGCGTAGGACGGCATGATGAACGCCACCACCACGCCGATCACGATCGCCAGCACCACGGCCGCACCCTGCAGCACGCGCCAGGCGAACTCCGCCCGGGTGACCTCCGCCCGGGAGTCCTCTGCTCGAACTCCTCCCGTGCCCGGTCGGCGATCTCCTGCGGCGCGCCCAGCGCGCGGATGGTCTCCTCGATCGGCCGTCCCGCCTCCTCGGCATCCGCGAAGTGACCGCGCAGGTCGTCGAGAACCGTCGCGCGATGCTCGGGGGCGATGCCGTGCAGCATCCGCTCCACCGCGTGCAGGTAGGTGTCTTCGGCGGTCATCATGCTCCCTCGAGGATGGTGTCGACCTCGGCGCCGAGTGCGCGCCAGACGGTCGCGAAGGTGGTCAGCTGGTCGCGGCCTGCGGGCGTGATCGTGTAGTACCGGCGCGGCCGCCCGCCGCCGACCGCTTCGGTGCGCGTGTCGACGAGGGCGCCCTCGCGCATCCGCGCGAGCAGCGGGTAGAGGCTGCCCTCGCTCGCGATCAGCCCCCGCCGCTGCAGGTCGGATGCCAGCTCCAGCCCATACCGCTCGCTGCCGGCGAGCAGGCCGAGCACGCAGTACTCCAGCACCCCTTTGCGGAGGTTGGTCGCGATGCGTTCGGCGTTCTCGGACATGTCGCCCACTGTAATCGTGCATAGCAATGATTGCAATACAAGGTTCGCCGTGCCCGCACTCTCGTGCAGGAGGCGCATAACCCTCCGCGGCGTAGACTGGCAGGGTCACCGATCCGAGGATGGTTATGCCCGCCGCTTCCCGCACTTTCACTGCGCGCCACGTGCAGCTGACCCGCGCCGCCCTGGCGGCGGTGGCGGCCCTCATGATCACCTTCTCCACCGATCACTCGGCGAATCTCGGACTGTCCGTGTTCGGCGGCTTTGCGATCGCCACGGCGCTGGTGCTCGCGCTCGCCGCGATCATCGTGTATCCCGCGGGACGTCGCTGGCCGGCTCTGATCCTCGCGGGCCTGTCGTTCGTACTGGGCATGGCCGGCGGGATCCCCGCGCTGCGCTCGGACGGGCTGTTCTTCGGTCTGGTGATCGCCTGGGCGGCGCTGACCGGGCTCGTGGAGCTGATCGCCGGCATCCGCCGGAAGGGCACCGAGGGCGCGCGCGACGCGATGGTCGTCGGAACCCTGGGCCTGCTGCTCGCCCTGGCGCTGGCGATCGTGCCGGCCGGATACCTGTACCAGTACACCTCTCCTCAGGGTGAGGCCCTTGAGCTGACCGGCATCATCATCGGTGTCGGGTTGTTCGGCGGCTATGCCGCCATCGTGACGGTCTTCCTGGGCATCGCCGGCCTCACGCCGGGTGCGAAGAAGACGGTCAGGACGGATGCCGGCACGGACCGCCTGGCCGAGCACGGAGGACACGCATGACCGAACAGAAGCCGACCCGACGCGACATCCTGCGACCACTGCATCTGGTGGGCATTGCGCTCGCCTGCGGAATCTTCGCTGCCGTGGTCACCCTGGTCTCCACCGGCGCGTTCACCACGCGGGTGAACAAGGCCATCGCCAACGGCACCTACAACGACCTGCCGCCGGTCACGCTCGGTCTGATCGTCGGCGGCATCTCGTTCATCGTCACGCTGCTGCTGATGGCGATGCTGATGCTCGCCGTCAACCCCGCCGACGTCACCAAGACCATCGACCGGCCCGTGCTGGTCGACCCCAAGCCGAAGAAGTCCGACAAGCACGCCGCCGGTGGGGCGGAAGCGGATGCCGCTGACGAGCCCTCCGCAGACACGGGTGACGCTTCGGACGACGGTCCCTCGGGGAACTGACCCTCACCCCTCCGGGAACGCCGGCTGGATCAGCCGGTCATCGCCCTCGCGCGGCTGCCCGCGGCCGTCGGTGTTGTTCGTCAGCACCCAGAACGTGCCGTCCGGCCCCGGGACGACATCGCGCAGCCGCCCGAACCTCTCGTTGAAGAACGACCACGGCTCCTCATCCGGATGCGCCGGGTCGAACAGCCAGAGCCGCTGGCCGCGCAATCCCGCGATGTACACGGTGTCGTGGATCACCGCGATGCCGCTGGGGCTGGCATCCGCCGGCGCCCAGACCGCCACCGGATCGATCGCATCCGCCGCGCCCGCCTTGCCCTCGTAGTCGGGCCAGCCGTAGTCGCCGCCGGCCTCGATCCGGTTCAGCTCGTCCCAGGTGTCCTGCCCGAACTCGCTCGCCCACATCGTTCCCGAGCTGTCCCAAGCGAGGCCCTGCACATTGCGGTGCCCGAGCGAGTACACCGCGGTGCCGTACGGGTTGCCCGGCGCCGGATCGCCCGTCGGCGTCACCCGCAGGATCTTGCCACCCAGGTACTCCGGGTCGCGGGCGCGCTCGCGCCGCCCGGCATCGCCGGTACCGATGTAGAGCATCTCGTCGGGACCGAAGGCGATGCGCCCGCCGTTGTGAGTCGACGCGTGTGGGATGCCGTCGATCACGGTCTCCTCGCGGTCGGTGTCCAGCTGCAATGATCCCGGATCGCCGGTGACCGGCATCCGCACCACCCGGTTGTCTTCGTCGGTCGCGTGGTATGCGTACAGCCAGCGGATGCCGTCGATCTCGCGCACCGCGAGTCCGTTCAGCCCGGCCTCACCGCCGGAGACCATGCCGGGAACGTTGCCGGCCGTGCGCAGATCCCCGGATGCCGTGAGCTCGCGCACCTGCCCGTCGTCACGCTGCGAGATGAGCACCCCGCCGTCGTCGAGGCGCACCACCGACCACGGGGCGTCGAGACCGGATGCCAGGGTCACCGTCTCCTCCTGCAGCGACGGCGTCGACGGCAGGCAGGCCGCGAGGGGAAGAACCAGCAGGAGGCTCGCCGTCGTGATCAGCCCACGCGAGGGGGACGGTTCACGCGCATGATTCCTCCTCGGCATCCGGTGTACTCCAGCATCCCCCACCGGGCCGCAGATGGAAACCGCTGGTGGGCGGGTGCTTTCACCCGCCGAATCCATCCGCGGCACGTGGTAGCGGATGGAGAACGTCGCTCAGAATGCTGACCCGCCGACTTTTTCCATCCGGGTGCCGGGGAATATTCGGAACACGTGCACGCTTGTGGCAGTCATGACCACCTCTGTCGATCGCTCCGGGATCGGACTGCGATCCGAGCGTGGTCCGGTACTCGGCGCACTGATGCTGTCGATCGGGCTGATAGCGATAGACGCGACCATCCTCGCCACCGCCGTGCCCAGCATCGTGCGCGACCTCGGCGGCTATCAGCAGTTCCCCTGGCTGTTCTCGGTATATCTGCTTGCGCAGGCGGTGAGCGTGCCCATCTACTCGCGCTTCGCGGACACGATCGGGCGCAAGCCGGTGATCCTGCTGGGGATCGGGCTGTTCCTGGTCGGCTCGGTGCTGTGCGGCTTCGCCGGGAGCATGTTGTGGCTGATCCTGTTCCGCATCGTGCAGGGACTCGGGGCCGGAGCGGTGGCGCCGATGTCGATGACGATCGTCGGCGATATCTACACGGTCGCCGAGCGCGCCAAAGTGCAGGGCTACACCGCCAGTGTCTGGGCGATGGCCTCGGTGGTCGGGCCGGCACTGGGCGGCGTCTTCGCCCAGCTGGAGGCCTGGCGCTGGATCTTCTTCGTGAACATCCCGCTGTGCGCGCTGGCCGCATGGATGCTGCTGAAGCACTACAAGGAGCAGAAGCAGACCCGCAGACATCGCATCGACTTCTCCGGCGCCGTGCTGCTCACCGTCGGCCTCACCGGCATCATCCTCGGCCTGCTGGAGGGCGACAGCGCCTGGGCGTGGATCTCGGTGCCGAGCGCCATCTGCTTCGGCGGTGGGGCACTCGCCCTCATCGCGTTCGGCATCGTGGAGCGCCACACGGCCGAGCCGATCATCGACTTCGCGCTGATCACGCGGCGGCTCATCCTCACCACGACTCTCACCTCGTTCGGGATCGGTGCGCTGCTGATCGGGGTGACCAGCTTCGCGCCGGCCTACCTGGAGGGTTCGCTGGGCATCATCCCGCTGCTCTCCGGTCTCGCGGTGGCGGCACTCACCGTGGGCTGGCCGATCGCCGCGGGCCTCGCCGGCCGGATGTATCTGCGCATCGGCTTCCGCCGCACGTCGATGATCGGGGCGGCCATCGCGACGGTGGGAGCGACCGGGCTCGCCCTCACAGGACCATGGCCCAGTCCGTTCACGGTGGCCGGCATCGCCTTCATCCTCGGCTTCGGACTCGGCTGGACGTCTGCTCCGACCCTCGTGGCCGCTCAAGCATCGGTCGGCTGGGGCGAGCGCGGCGTGGTCACCGGTATGAACGCCTTCGCCCGGTCAGCCGGCAGCGCGGTCGGCGTGGCCATCCTCGGCGCGATCTCGAACGCGGTGATCGCACAGGGTGCGGGCCCGCACGATCCGGCGACGATCATCGCGGCATCCACCTGGGTGTTCGTCGGCGCCTCGATCACCGCGGTCCTGACGCTCGTCGCGCTGCTGTTCATGCCGCGCGACGTGCCGGACGGCGGCTGAGCTGCGGGGCGGCTCAGGCAGCTGCCTTCTCGTAGGCGTGCAGCTGGACGGCGATACGCTCGATCAGGTCATCCACGGACCGCCGGCGTAGCCGGCCTTGAACATGCGTGCGCCCTTCAGCCTGCTGCGCAGCAGCTGCTTCGCCGTCAGCGTCGCAGGCTCGCCGCGCTGCCACGACGCCAGCGCGGCCCGGCACGCCTCCAGAAGCTCGTCCACGGCGCCGATGTCATAGCTCGGACTGCGCACGGTGGGAAACGGCGTCTGCGGCAGCTGGGCCGTCGCGACCTCTTCGGCGGTGATCCCCGTCACTTGGCCAGTCCCTCCGCCAGGCCTGTGTAGGTGGCCGGGGTCAGCGCGAGCAGGCGCTGCTTGGCGGCATCCCCGATCTCGAGCTCCTGCACGAACTCGGCCAGCTCGGCGGCGCCCACCCGGTGTCCGCGGGTGAGGTCCTTCAGCAGCGCATACGGGTCGGTGATGGTGGAGCGGCCGGCCACGACCTCCGCGCGGATGACGGTCTGGATCGCCTCGGCCAGCACCTCCCAGTTGTGGTCGAGGTCATCGAGCAGCACCTCGCGCGAAAGCGAGATGGCATCCAGCCCGCGATGCAGGTTGTCCAGTGCGAGCAGCGAGTGCCCGAACGCCACACCGATGTTGCGCTGCGTGGTCGAGTCGGTCAGGTCGCGCTGCATCCGGCTGGTGACCAGCGTCTGCGACAGTGAGTTCAGCAGCGCACCGGACAGTTCCAGGTTCGCCTCGGCGTTCTCGAAGCGGATCGGGTTGATCTTGTGCGGCATGGTCGACGAACCGGTGGCGCCCGCGACGGGGATCTGCGCGAAATAGCCGAGCGAGATGTAGGTCCAGACGTCGGTCGCGAGGTTGTGCAGGATGCCGCCGGCGTGGCGCACGTGGTCGTACAGCTCCACCTGCCAGTCGTGCGACTCGATCTGGGTGGTGAGCGGGTTGAAGTCGATGCCCAGACCCTCGATGTACTCGCGCGAGACCGCGGGCCAGTCCACGTCGGGGTCGGCGGCCAGGTGCGCCGACCAGGTGCCGGTCGCGCCCGAGAACTTCGCCAGGTACTCGGATGCCGCGATGCGCCCGCGCACCCGCTCCAAGCGCCAAGCGAACACCGCGAGCTCCTTGCCCATCGTCGACGGGGTGGCCGGCTGGCCGTGCGTGCGGGAGAGCATCGCGGCATCCGCATGCTCGACGGCCAGCTCGCGCAGTTTCGCGATCACGGCATCCAGCGCCGGCAGCCACACGCCCTCGACCGCGCGCTTGACCGTGAGCGCGTAGGAGGCGGAGTTGATGTCCTCACTGGTGCACGCGAAGTGCGTCAGCTCGGCGATCGCATCCAGGCCGAGCGTTGCCAGGCGGTCGCGCACCAGGTACTCGACGGCCTTCACGTCGTGGCGGGTGACCGCCTCCTTCTCGGCCAGCCAGTCGATCTCGGTCTGACCGAAGTCGCGGTACAGGCCGCGCAGACGCTGCTTGTCGGCATCCGACAGCGGCGACGTGCCGAACAGCGAGCGGTCGGTGAGCGCGATCAGCCACTCCACCTCCACCTCGACGCGGGCGCGGTTCAACCCCGCCTCGGAGAGGAAGTCGGCGAGCCCGGTGACGGCGGCACGGTAGCGGCCGTCGAGAGGACTGAGCGGCTGGGACGGAAGCGAAGGCAGAGAAGTCAGGGGAGATCCTCCTGATCGGGGCGCCGCATCGCGCGGAGCGTTGTACGGGGGCGCGCACAGCCGGTTCGAGCTGCGAGAAGAGGCCGCGCGTGGCGGTCTCAATCATAGCCAGCACCGAATCGAACATCGGCGGTCCCGCGTAGTAGGGGTCGGGCACGTCCAAGCTCGACGCGCCGCGCTCATAGGCGCGCAGCAGGGTGACCTTGCCCTTGTCGTCGTCGCTACGGGCCCAGGCCCGCAGAATGCGCTCGTGCGTACGATCGAGCGCGACGATCAGATCGTTTTCGGCGAAGGACGCGGCGCTGAACTGCCTCGCCCGATGCGCAGATCCGTCGTAGCCACGTCGGCTGAGCGCCGCCAGGGTGCGTTCGTCGGCGCGCTCACCGACATGCCAGTCGCCGGTGCCGGCGCTGCGCGATACGACGCGTGCGCCCAGTCCGCGCTGCTGCGCGAGCGCACGGAGCACCACTTCGGCCATCGGTGAGCGGCAGATGTTCCCCGTGCAGACGAAGATGACGCGGAAGGGATCCGGTGAGGTCACGCGTCCATTCTGCCTTCATCCACTTCTGTCCCCAATGGCCGGATGCGAGGAGTTGTCCACAGTCTCCGGGAATTCGGGCGGAGTGGGTGCCGGCCATCGCTCAGGCTGGTGGGCATGTACACGATCACAGCGGCGGAGGCGCCGTCGGGCGAGGATCTCTGGGCGGTGTTCTCCGCACTGCGGCTGCTGGACGAGGCTGCGCGGCTCGTCGCGTCCGCACAGACCGAGACCGCGATCCTGGCCGAAGACGCGCACTGGGAGACGAAGGGCATCCGGCGGCTGCGGAGAGCACTGACGGAGCTGTGCGCGTCGCTCGGCGGAGAGTGCAGCGAGCTGCACCATCACCAGGAGATGGTGCGGAGGGTGGCGATGTCATGAGCGGGGAGCTGAACATCACCTCCGGCGGGGCGGTGAAGGTGGATTCGGAGGCGTTCCGCGCGGTCGGACGACGGCTTGGTGCGGTCGCCGGGCGGATGCGGGAAGCAGCCGATGCGACCCGCCGGGCGGCGCATGTTCTGAGCCACCTGTCGCCCTCCGTGGGGCATATCGATGTCGGCAGCATCCGCAGCTGCGCAGACCGCCTGGAGCGCAGGTCGGCCGAGGCCGACTCCGACGCAACGGGAACACAGCTCATGGCCGACGTCTTCGAGGTGGTGGAGTTGCGTGCCGAGCGGGAGGCGCTCGGCATCGCCCGACCCGACGAGGCGCTCGCGCTGCAGGATCGCATCGATGCGCTGCTGGCATCCGATCCACGCATCGGCGACATGGCGACGGTGCTGGTCGCCGGCTGGGAGAAACGGAGGTTCGAAGGCGTAACCGATCAGTCGTGGGACGGGTGGCTCGCTGCAGGAGGCATCGTCGGCGGAACGCTGTCACCTGCCTTCTCCCTCCTGCTCACGCGTTGGCTGACGTCGCATCCGGTCGGCTCGACGATGGGGTTCCTGCGCGATCTGACCCTGAAGTTCGATCGAGGGGTCCTCCCCGCGGACGTCCGCCTGCACGGGGATCCTCCGGCGGTGGAGGTCTCGATGGTCGAGTCCCGCACGGTCGCGCCCGTCGCCGGCCTCAAGGAATCGATGGAGCGTGTGCCGTATGGAAGCAAGGGCCAGGTGGCGGTGGAGAAGTACACGATGAAGGACGGGTCCAAGCGGTTCGTCGCCTACATAGACGGCACACGGGAGATGAAGCCGGGTACCAGCGAGCCGTGGGACTCCGTGGCCGATTGGGAGATGTACGTGGATCGGCGCACGGCAGCGTCGCACGAGGCCACGCTCAAGGCGATCGCGGACGCCGGCGCGAAGCCGGGCGACGCGGTCGATCTGGTCGGCTACTCGCAGGGGGCGATGATCGCCTCTCACATCGCGATGGACAGCCCGTACGACGTCGGAACGCTGATCGTGGCAGGTGACCCGGTGGATCCGGCGCTCACTCGGGACCAGACTCTCGTCAGGCTCGAGAACGGCGCCGACCCAGTGAACGGACTCGCGACCGGCGGCACTGCGGGTGGGACGGGATCTCCGGACAGCTTCACGGTCGCGCGCACCGTCGACAGGAACAGCCCGATCGATCCCCACCTGCACGGGCAGTATGTGGGGACCGCGGCGCAGACGGATGCCTCGAGAGATCCGCGTGTGCGAACCCTCCACGAGAAGTTCTTCGCCGAACTCGGCGAGGCGGCGTCCGTGGAGCGGATGGAGTTCAGCGCGACCCGGCCGTGATCGGCATCCGCTCTCCTCGGCGTCAGCGGCGACGCTTCTTCTTCTGCGGCCGCAGAATGGCGCCGAACACGGCGTTGATGATCGAGATGAGAATGGCGGCGAGCACACCCCACCAGAACGACTCGACGCTTAGGCCCCAGCCGAAGCCGCTGGTGATCCACGCGGTGAGCCAGAGCAGGAAGCCGTTCACGATGAACGTGATCAGGCCGAGCGTGAGGATGTAGAGCGGGAAGGCCACGATCTTGATGATCGTGCCGATGATGCTGTTCACCAGGGCGAATATGGCGGCGACCGCGAGCAGGGTGAGCACGAACTGCAGCGTCTCACCCGGTTCGAAGGCACGCACATCCACCCCGAGCACGGGGATCAGCGTGACCACCCAGATGGCGAAGGCGTTGATGACGACGCGGATGATGAATCGCATGCGCCTATGGTGCCATGCATCCAGCTCGGCAGGGCCCCCGGCTCTTAGACTGATCCCGTGACCGAGCCAACGCTGCCCCGCATCCGTCCCGAGATCGCCGCTCTGCCGCCGTACCGACAGGGCAAGCAGGCGGGCGCTGACGCCTTCAAGCTGTCCAGCAACGAGAACCCGTTCGAGCCGCTTCCATCGGTGCTCGAGGCGCTCACCCGCACGACTCCGATCAACCGGTATCCGGACGCGACCGCGGGGGCGTTGCGGGCGCGCCTGGGTGAGAAGTTCGGCGTCGACGCAGATGCCGTGCACGTCGCTTCGGGCAGCGTCTCGATCCTCTACCAGCTCGTGCTGGCCACGGCATCCGTGGGCGACGAGGTCATCTACGCGTGGCGCTCCTTCGAGGCCTACCCGGGGCTGCCACTGGTGGCGGGCGCGACCGGCGTGCAGGTGCCGCTCGCTCCCGGCGCGCGGCACGACCTGGACGCGATGGCGGATGCCGTGACTGATCGCACCCGCGCGATCATCGTCTGCACGCCGAACAACCCCACCGGCCCGATCGTCACCAGCGGCGAGTTCGCCGCCTTCGTCGCGCGCGTGCCGCAGGACGTGCTGATCATCCTCGACGAGGCATACGCCGAGTTCGTCACCGCCCCGGATGCCGTCGACGGTCTCGCGGAGCGGGTGTTCGAGAAGCATCCGAACGTCGTGGTGCTGCGCACCTTCTCCAAGGCGTTCGGGCTCGCCGGGCTCCGCGTGGGCTATGCGATCGGGCATCCGCGCGTGCTCGACGCCGCCCGCACCACGGCGATCCCGCTGTCGGTCACCTCCTCTGCCGAGCGCGCGGCGATCGCGAGCCTGGATGCCGAGGCCGAGCTGCGCGAGCGCGTCGCGGTGATCGTCGAACGGCGCACGCGACTTCTCGAAGGACTGCGCGCGCAGGGCTGGGACGTGCCCGACTCGCAGTCGAACTTCGTCT
Above is a window of Microbacterium suwonense DNA encoding:
- a CDS encoding PQQ-dependent sugar dehydrogenase, with the protein product MTLASGLDAPWSVVRLDDGGVLISQRDDGQVRELTASGDLRTAGNVPGMVSGGEAGLNGLAVREIDGIRWLYAYHATDEDNRVVRMPVTGDPGSLQLDTDREETVIDGIPHASTHNGGRIAFGPDEMLYIGTGDAGRRERARDPEYLGGKILRVTPTGDPAPGNPYGTAVYSLGHRNVQGLAWDSSGTMWASEFGQDTWDELNRIEAGGDYGWPDYEGKAGAADAIDPVAVWAPADASPSGIAVIHDTVYIAGLRGQRLWLFDPAHPDEEPWSFFNERFGRLRDVVPGPDGTFWVLTNNTDGRGQPREGDDRLIQPAFPEG
- a CDS encoding MFS transporter, whose product is MTTSVDRSGIGLRSERGPVLGALMLSIGLIAIDATILATAVPSIVRDLGGYQQFPWLFSVYLLAQAVSVPIYSRFADTIGRKPVILLGIGLFLVGSVLCGFAGSMLWLILFRIVQGLGAGAVAPMSMTIVGDIYTVAERAKVQGYTASVWAMASVVGPALGGVFAQLEAWRWIFFVNIPLCALAAWMLLKHYKEQKQTRRHRIDFSGAVLLTVGLTGIILGLLEGDSAWAWISVPSAICFGGGALALIAFGIVERHTAEPIIDFALITRRLILTTTLTSFGIGALLIGVTSFAPAYLEGSLGIIPLLSGLAVAALTVGWPIAAGLAGRMYLRIGFRRTSMIGAAIATVGATGLALTGPWPSPFTVAGIAFILGFGLGWTSAPTLVAAQASVGWGERGVVTGMNAFARSAGSAVGVAILGAISNAVIAQGAGPHDPATIIAASTWVFVGASITAVLTLVALLFMPRDVPDGG
- a CDS encoding phage holin family protein, translating into MRFIIRVVINAFAIWVVTLIPVLGVDVRAFEPGETLQFVLTLLAVAAIFALVNSIIGTIIKIVAFPLYILTLGLITFIVNGFLLWLTAWITSGFGWGLSVESFWWGVLAAILISIINAVFGAILRPQKKKRRR
- a CDS encoding histidinol-phosphate transaminase, which produces MTEPTLPRIRPEIAALPPYRQGKQAGADAFKLSSNENPFEPLPSVLEALTRTTPINRYPDATAGALRARLGEKFGVDADAVHVASGSVSILYQLVLATASVGDEVIYAWRSFEAYPGLPLVAGATGVQVPLAPGARHDLDAMADAVTDRTRAIIVCTPNNPTGPIVTSGEFAAFVARVPQDVLIILDEAYAEFVTAPDAVDGLAERVFEKHPNVVVLRTFSKAFGLAGLRVGYAIGHPRVLDAARTTAIPLSVTSSAERAAIASLDAEAELRERVAVIVERRTRLLEGLRAQGWDVPDSQSNFVWLPAGERTDEVAAAFVEADLIVRPFSGDGIRISVGEEESIARVLAVAASLR
- a CDS encoding acyl-CoA synthetase codes for the protein MPAASRTFTARHVQLTRAALAAVAALMITFSTDHSANLGLSVFGGFAIATALVLALAAIIVYPAGRRWPALILAGLSFVLGMAGGIPALRSDGLFFGLVIAWAALTGLVELIAGIRRKGTEGARDAMVVGTLGLLLALALAIVPAGYLYQYTSPQGEALELTGIIIGVGLFGGYAAIVTVFLGIAGLTPGAKKTVRTDAGTDRLAEHGGHA
- a CDS encoding PadR family transcriptional regulator translates to MSENAERIATNLRKGVLEYCVLGLLAGSERYGLELASDLQRRGLIASEGSLYPLLARMREGALVDTRTEAVGGGRPRRYYTITPAGRDQLTTFATVWRALGAEVDTILEGA
- the purB gene encoding adenylosuccinate lyase — its product is MPSLPSQPLSPLDGRYRAAVTGLADFLSEAGLNRARVEVEVEWLIALTDRSLFGTSPLSDADKQRLRGLYRDFGQTEIDWLAEKEAVTRHDVKAVEYLVRDRLATLGLDAIAELTHFACTSEDINSASYALTVKRAVEGVWLPALDAVIAKLRELAVEHADAAMLSRTHGQPATPSTMGKELAVFAWRLERVRGRIAASEYLAKFSGATGTWSAHLAADPDVDWPAVSREYIEGLGIDFNPLTTQIESHDWQVELYDHVRHAGGILHNLATDVWTYISLGYFAQIPVAGATGSSTMPHKINPIRFENAEANLELSGALLNSLSQTLVTSRMQRDLTDSTTQRNIGVAFGHSLLALDNLHRGLDAISLSREVLLDDLDHNWEVLAEAIQTVIRAEVVAGRSTITDPYALLKDLTRGHRVGAAELAEFVQELEIGDAAKQRLLALTPATYTGLAEGLAK
- a CDS encoding HAAS signaling domain-containing protein; protein product: MMTAEDTYLHAVERMLHGIAPEHRATVLDDLRGHFADAEEAGRPIEETIRALGAPQEIADRAREEFEQRTPGRRSPGRSSPGACCRVRPWCWRS